From the genome of Saccopteryx bilineata isolate mSacBil1 chromosome 6, mSacBil1_pri_phased_curated, whole genome shotgun sequence, one region includes:
- the CLDN23 gene encoding claudin-23, whose product MRTPVAMTLGMVLAPCGLLLNLTATLAPGWRLVKGYLDQPVDVVLYQGLWDMCREQSSQERECGQPDKLGYFAAEPVLVARGLMVTSLAVTALGLLLASLGVRCWEDEPHVVLAGASGLVLFAAGLFSLIPVSWYTHFLADRAVLPFPERPVTAEVSYSLVLGYLGSCLLLLGGFSLALSFAPWCAECRRRRRKAPPGGPRRPSISTVYVEWPEPALTPAIKYYSDGQHRPRPAELGPADKPKVGFPMPRPRAKTYTNPQDVLDGETEATSQSASSRSTRPCQSSLPCDSDL is encoded by the coding sequence ATGCGGACGCCGGTGGCGATGACGCTGGGCATGGTGCTCGCGCCCTGCGGGCTGCTGCTCAACCTGACGGCCACGCTGGCGCCCGGCTGGAGGCTGGTGAAGGGCTACCTTGACCAGCCGGTGGACGTGGTCCTGTACCAGGGCCTGTGGGACATGTGCCGCGAGCAGAGCAGCCAGGAGCGCGAGTGCGGCCAGCCGGACAAGCTGGGCTACTTCGCGGCCGAGCCGGTGCTCGTGGCGCGGGGTCTCATGGTCACGTCGCTGGCCGTCACCgccctggggctgctgctggcGTCGCTCGGCGTGCGCTGCTGGGAGGACGAGCCGCACGTCGTGCTGGCCGGAGCCTCGGGCTTGGTGCTCTTCGCGGCGGGCCTCTTCAGCCTCATCCCGGTCTCCTGGTACACCCACTTCCTGGCCGACCGCGCCGTCCTGCCCTTCCCGGAGAGGCCCGTCACGGCGGAGGTCAGCTACAGCCTGGTGCTGGGCTACCTGGGCAGCTGCCTGCTGCTGCTGGGCGGCTTCTCGCTGGCGCTCAGCTTCGCGCCCTGGTGCGCCgagtgccgccgccgccgccgcaagGCGCCCCCCGGCGGCCCGCGCCGGCCCAGCATCAGCACCGTGTACGTCGAGTGGCCCGAGCCCGCGCTCACGCCCGCCATCAAGTACTATAGCGACGGCCAGCACCGGCCGCGGCCCGCCGAGCTCGGCCCCGCCGACAAGCCCAAGGTGGGCTTCCCCATGCCGCGGCCGCGGGCCAAGACCTACACCAACCCCCAGGACGTGCTCGACGGGGAGACGGAGGCCACCTCGCAGAGCGCCTCCTCGCGCAGCACCAGGCCCTGCCAGAGCTCCCTGCCCTGCGACTCCGACCTATAG